The Chrysemys picta bellii isolate R12L10 chromosome 5, ASM1138683v2, whole genome shotgun sequence genome includes a window with the following:
- the STOX2 gene encoding storkhead-box protein 2 isoform X8 codes for MLVRERKIYPTPDGYFIVTPQTYFITPSLIRTNSKWYHLDERIPDRSQCTSPQQGTITPSTSGCVRDRTLPKNHCDSCHCCREDMHSMHASTLQRKSAKDCKDSYCPPSLCQVPPTEKSKSTVNFSYKAETLSKPKDVEKQSKKFGLKLFRLSFKKDKAKQLSNFSAQFPPEEWPLRDEDTPTTIPREVEMEIIRRINPDLTVENVMRHTALMKKLEEEKAQRSKAGSSVHHSGRSKKSRNHRKSHGKSRSHSKTRVSKGDPSDGSHLDIPGEREYEFYDPLTRSPREGCFIIEHKGDNFIMHSNPSVIESHFPMTPEWDVSGELAKRRTEMPFPEPSRGSSHSKVHRSHSHTQDRRSRNERSNKAKERSRSMDNSKGPLGSATLGTPEDVAEGCSPDDQTTSQAYIDDSTLRPSQSLSHQRALISSANYKDVCVPEIVSGNVETPNSCSLLEQIKPTENLPSYSELNSCTTKSAIDDYFQCNTSSETVLTAPSPLGKNKEDHDSVTLTDGIKKLSPSERQSQHIAREPGVHKEESPKGPCSGPVAGQTPEVIANGRLVQHHNTESSSLDKRKEIFSKDTLFKPLHNTLSVNSYHKSSAPLLKPHQKTPSDTLPVRCEKLEQAIVTPVTQVLPASQRQQEPVGNQEATFDYYNVSDDDDSEEGTNKNAEEEKNRDDVGTMQWLLEREKERDLQRKFEKNLTLLTPKETENSSNQRATHSARLDSMDSSSITVDSGFNSPRTRESLASNTSSIVESNRRQNPALSPAHGGAGPMFNFRASADPSTSEAEKLQKPANCLQASVTSV; via the coding sequence ATGCTTGTACGAGAGAGGAAAATATATCCAACTCCAGATGGCTATTTCATCGTGACCCCACAGACTTATTTTATAACCCCATCCCTCATAAGAACTAACAGTAAATGGTACCATTTGGATGAGAGGATACCTGACAGGTCTCAGTGTACCTCTCCACAACAAGGAACTATAACTCCCTCCACCTCAGGCTGTGTCAGGGACCGAACTTTACCCAAAAACCACTGCGACTCTTGCCATTGTTGCAGAGAAGACATGCACAGCATGCATGCGTCCACCCTACAGAGGAAATCAGCAAAAGACTGTAAAGACTCATATTGCCCTCCTTCTCTGTGTCAGGTACCACCCACTGAAAAAAGTAAAAGTACTGTAAATTTTTCTTATAAAGCAGAGACACTCTCAAAGCCTAAAGATGTAGAAAAGCAGTCTAAAAAATTTGGACTAAAATTGTTTCGGCTAAGCTTTAAAAAGGACAAGGCAAAACAGCTGTCCAATTTCTCTGCCCAGTTTCCTCCTGAGGAATGGCCCTTGAGGGATGAAGACACCCCTACCACTATACCTAGGGAGGTAGAAATGGAGATTATTAGGCGCATTAACCCAGACTTGACTGTGGAAAATGTAATGAGGCATACTGCACTAATGAAgaaacttgaagaagaaaaagctCAAAGAAGCAAAGCTGGATCTTCAGTTCACCATAGTGGGCGAAGCAAAAAGAGTAGGAATCACAGAAAGTCTCATGGAAAATCTCGGTCACACAGCAAGACCCGGGTGTCCAAAGGAGACCCTTCAGATGGTTCCCATTTGGATATACCAGGTGAAAGAGAGTATGAGTTCTATGATCCCCTTACTAGGTCCCCACGGGAAGGCTGTTTCATAATAGAACACAAAGGAGATAATTTTATCATGCACAGCAATCCTAGCGTGATTGAGTCTCACTTTCCCATGACACCAGAATGGGATGTATCTGGTGAACTGGCCAAAAGAAGAACTGAGATGCCTTTTCCTGAACCTTCAAGGGGAAGCTCCCACTCCAAGGTCCATCGAAGCCACAGCCATACACAAGATAGAAGGTCAAGGAACGAGAGGTCTAACAAAGCCAAGGAAAGGTCTAGATCAATGGACAACTCTAAAGGACCTCTGGGTTCTGCTACTTTAGGTACACCTGAAGACGTAGCTGAAGGATGTAGCCCAGATGACCAAACAACAAGCCAAGCATATATTGATGACAGTACCTTAAGGCCTTCACAGTCACTCAGCCATCAAAGGGCTCTGATTTCATCTGCAAATTATAAAGATGTGTGTGTACCCGAAATAGTTAGTGGCAATGTAGAAACCCCCAATTCCTGCAGCTTATTAGAACAAATCAAGCCTACAGAGAATTTACCATCTTATAGTGAGCTCAACTCCTGCACAACAAAATCAGCAATTGATGATTATTTTCAATGCAACACTTCAAGTGAGACTGTACTTACTGCTCCATCACCACTGGGGAAAAATAAAGAGGACCATGACTCAGTGACTTTAACAGATGGAATAAAAAAACTTTCTCCCTCAGAAAGACAGTCCCAACACATAGCCAGAGAACCTGGGGTACACAAAGAGGAATCCCCTAAAGGGCCATGTAGTGGTCCAGTTGCTGGCCAGACCCCTGAGGTGATCGCAAATGGGCGACTAGTTCAGCACCATAACACTGAATCAAGCAGCCTGGacaaaaggaaagaaatattTAGCAAAGATACACTTTTTAAACCTCTGCACAATACACTCTCTGTGAATAGCTATCACAAGTCCAGTGCGCCCCTACTAAAACCCCATCAAAAGACACCCTCTGACACATTGCCAGTCAGATGTGAGAAACTTGAACAAGCTATAGTAACCCCAGTTACACAAGTTTTACCTGCTTCACAGAGACAGCAAGAGCCGGTTGGGAACCAGGAAGCCACCTTTGATTATTACAATGTTTCTGATGACGATGACTCAGAGGAAGGAACAAACAAAAATGCTGAGGAAGAAAAAAACAGGGATGATGTGGGCACTATGCAGTGGCTGCTTGAGCGGGAAAAAGAAAGGGATCTGCAAAGAAAGTTTGAGAAGAATCTCACTCTTCTCACCCCCAAGGAAACTGAAAACAGCAGCAACCAGAGAGCCACCCATTCAGCTCGACTGGACAGCATGGACAGCAGCAGCATTACTGTAGACAGCGGGTTCAATTCGCCACG